A window of the Phaseolus vulgaris cultivar G19833 chromosome 5, P. vulgaris v2.0, whole genome shotgun sequence genome harbors these coding sequences:
- the LOC137834154 gene encoding pheromone-regulated protein PRM7-like, producing the protein MFDFGQRPRTSRYNTNGTITVVVSNNIDGTISVVGSNNTDGTITVINSNNASGTISVVGSNNTNGTISIVGSKNIDGTISVIGSNNTDGTISVVGSNNTDGIIRVVCSNNTDGTISCVGSKNTDGTMSVVRSNNIDGTLSLVGSNNTDSTLIVVGSNNTNGTINVFGSNNSDGTINVFGSNISDGTISVVGNNNIDEPLVVFCVSSNNPERTISVVGSNNTDCTIIFYGSNNTDGTINVGCSNNTDGNISIVGSNNTDGTITVVGSNNTDGTISVVGSNNIYGTISVVGSNNNCTIPYPGR; encoded by the exons atgtttgactttggtcaacgcccgaggacgaGCCGGTAcaatactaatggtaccatcactgTAGTtgttagtaataatattgatggtaccatcagtgttgttggtagtaataatactgatggtaccattactGTAATTAACAGTAATAATGCTagtggtaccatcagtgttgttggtagtaataatactaatggtaccattagtattgTTGGTAGTAaaaatattgatggtaccatcagtgttattggtagtaataatactgatggtaccatcagtgttgttggtagtaataatactgatggtatcATCCGTGTTGtttgtagtaataatactgatggtaccattagttgTGTTGGTAGTAAAAATACTGACGGTACAATGAGTGTTGTTcgtagtaataatattgatggtacacTCAGTCTTGtgggtagtaataatactgatagtACCCTcattgttgttggtagtaataatacaaATGGTACCATTAATGTAtttggtagtaataatagtgatggtaccatcaatgtatTTGGAAGTAATATTAGTGATGGTAcaatcagtgttgttggtaataataatattgatgaaCCATTAGTTGTGTT TTGTGTTAGTAGTAATAATCCTGAgcgtaccatcagtgttgttggtagtaataatactgactGTACCATCATTTTTtatggtagtaataatactgatggtaccatcaatgttggttgtagtaataatactgatggaaaCATCAGtattgttggtagtaataatactgatggtaccatcactgttgttggtagtaataatactgatggtaccatcagtgttgttggtagtaataatatttatggtaccatcagtgttgttggtagtaataataattgtaCCATCCCGTACccggggcgttga